A genomic window from Lotus japonicus ecotype B-129 chromosome 1, LjGifu_v1.2 includes:
- the LOC130719237 gene encoding histone H2A-like — MRKGAKERKKGGLKKKPVSRSEKAGLQFPVGRIGRYLKKGRYAKRVGTGAPVYMAAVLEYLTAEVLELSGNAALDNKKKRISPRHILLAIRNDGELGKLLDGVTIAHGGVVPKINPVLLFEKKADKAPKIPKSPKEPNSPKEFNFTSKDVEP; from the exons ATGAGGAAAGGTGctaaagagagaaagaaaggagGCCTAAAGAAGAAGCCAGTTTCAAGGTCAGAGAAGGCTGGTCTCCAATTCCCCGTTGGGAGGATTGGACGTTACCTTAAGAAAGGAAGGTACGCTAAGCGTGTTGGTACTGGTGCTCCTGTTTACATGGCTGCTGTTCTCGAATATCTTACTGCTGAG GTGCTTGAGTTGTCTGGGAATGCAGCTCTTGACAATAAGAAGAAACGAATTAGTCCGAGACACATTTTGCTGGCAATCAGGAACGATGGAGAGCTTGGGAAATTGCTGGATGGGGTCACCATTGCTCATGGTGGTGTTGTCCCTAAAATCAACCCAGTGTTGTTGTTTGAGAAGAAAGCTGATAAGGCTCCCAAAATACCCAAGTCTCCCAAGGAGCCAAATTCCCCCAAGGAGTTCAATTTTACCTCTAAGGATGTTGAGCcctaa
- the LOC130729237 gene encoding histone H2A-like: MRKGAKERKKGGLKKKPVSRSEKAGLQFPVGRIGRYLKKGRYAKRVGTGAPVYMAAVLEYLTIEVLELSGNAALDNKKKRISLRHILLAIRNDGELGKLLDGVTIAHGGVVPKINPVLLFEKKADKAPKTPKSPKEPNSPKEANFTSKDVEP; this comes from the exons ATGAGGAAAGGTGctaaagagagaaagaaaggagGCCTAAAGAAGAAGCCAGTTTCAAGGTCAGAGAAGGCTGGTCTCCAATTCCCCGTTGGGAGGATTGGACGTTACCTTAAGAAAGGAAGGTACGCTAAGCGTGTTGGTACTGGTGCTCCTGTTTACATGGCTGCTGTTCTCGAATATCTTACTATTGAG GTGCTTGAGTTGTCTGGGAATGCAGCTCTTGACAATAAGAAGAAACGGATTAGTCTGAGACACATTTTGCTGGCAATCAGGAACGATGGAGAGCTTGGGAAATTGCTGGATGGGGTCACCATTGCTCATGGTGGTGTTGTCCCTAAAATCAACCCAGTGTTGTTGTTTGAGAAGAAAGCTGATAAGGCTCCCAAAACACCCAAGTCTCCCAAGGAGCCAAATTCCCCCAAGGAGGCCAATTTTACCTCTAAGGATGTTGAGCcctaa